One part of the Streptomyces lienomycini genome encodes these proteins:
- a CDS encoding TetR/AcrR family transcriptional regulator, giving the protein MVRRNDLRRAALVDAAIEVLAAQGARGLTFRAVDTEAAVPAGTASNYFAHRDDLLTQAGARVYERLHPDEATYARQRTAGRDRDTYVQLMRELVDRVASFRTGYLALLELRLEATRRPELRALLTARVREDVAANVAYHEASGLPGDATAVKLLILTLNWLIVEQLTLPDVFTPAERDELVAAAVERIVAPDGDR; this is encoded by the coding sequence GTGGTGAGACGGAACGACCTCCGCCGGGCCGCCCTCGTCGACGCCGCGATCGAGGTGCTGGCCGCGCAGGGTGCCCGGGGCCTGACCTTCCGGGCGGTGGACACGGAGGCCGCCGTCCCGGCCGGCACCGCGTCCAACTACTTCGCCCACCGCGACGACCTGCTCACCCAGGCGGGCGCCCGGGTCTACGAACGCCTGCACCCCGACGAGGCCACCTACGCCCGGCAGCGCACGGCGGGCCGCGACCGGGACACCTACGTCCAGTTGATGCGCGAACTGGTCGACCGCGTCGCCTCGTTCCGCACCGGCTACCTCGCCCTGCTGGAGCTGCGCCTGGAGGCCACCCGGCGCCCCGAGCTGCGCGCGCTGCTGACCGCACGCGTCCGCGAGGACGTCGCGGCCAACGTCGCCTACCACGAGGCGTCGGGCCTGCCCGGCGACGCCACGGCCGTCAAGCTGCTCATCCTCACCCTGAACTGGCTGATCGTCGAGCAGCTCACCCTGCCGGACGTGTTCACCCCGGCCGAGCGCGACGAGCTGGTGGCGGCGGCGGTCGAACGGATCGTGGCGCCGGACGGGGACCGCTAG
- a CDS encoding DNA repair helicase XPB: MNGPLIVQSDKTLLLEVDHEQAGACRRAIAPFAELERAPEHIHTYRVTPLGLWNARAAGHDAEQVVDALVEYSRYPVPHALLVDIAETMDRYGRLTLSKHPAHGLVLTTTDRPVLEEVLKSKRIAPLVGTRIDADTVAVHPSERGQIKQTLLKLGWPAEDLAGYVDGEAHPIDLAEDGWALRPYQKQAVENFWHGGSGVVVLPCGAGKTLVGAGAMAQARSTTLILVTNTVSARQWKHELVKRTSLTEDEIGEYSGTRKEIRPVTIATYQVLTTRRKGVYPHLELFDSRDWGLIVYDEVHLLPAPVFKFTADLQARRRLGLTATLVREDGRESDVFSLIGPKRFDAPWKEIEAQGYIAPADCVEVRVNLTDSERLAYATAETEEKYRFCATTDTKRKVTEAIVRRFAGQQILVIGQYIDQLDELGEHLGAPVIKGETSNAQREKLFDSFRQGEISVLVVSKVANFSIDLPEATVAIQVSGTFGSRQEEAQRLGRVLRPKADGHQAHFYSVVARDTLDQDFAAHRQRFLAEQGYAYRIMDADEVLAEDA; encoded by the coding sequence GTGAATGGTCCGCTGATCGTCCAGTCCGACAAGACCCTGCTCCTCGAAGTCGACCACGAGCAGGCCGGCGCATGCCGTCGGGCCATCGCGCCGTTCGCCGAACTGGAGCGGGCGCCGGAGCACATCCACACCTACCGGGTGACCCCGCTGGGCCTGTGGAACGCGCGTGCCGCGGGCCACGACGCCGAGCAGGTCGTGGACGCCCTCGTCGAGTACAGCCGCTACCCGGTGCCGCACGCGCTGCTGGTCGACATCGCCGAGACCATGGACCGCTACGGCCGCCTCACCCTCTCCAAGCACCCGGCGCACGGGCTGGTCCTGACGACCACCGACCGGCCGGTCCTCGAGGAGGTCCTGAAGTCGAAGCGGATCGCGCCGCTGGTCGGCACCCGCATCGACGCCGACACGGTGGCCGTGCACCCCTCCGAGCGCGGGCAGATCAAGCAGACGCTGCTGAAGCTGGGCTGGCCCGCCGAGGACCTCGCCGGGTACGTCGACGGCGAGGCGCACCCGATCGACCTGGCCGAGGACGGCTGGGCGCTGCGCCCGTACCAGAAGCAGGCGGTGGAGAACTTCTGGCACGGCGGCAGCGGTGTCGTCGTGCTGCCGTGCGGCGCGGGCAAGACGCTGGTCGGGGCGGGCGCGATGGCGCAGGCCAGGTCGACGACGCTGATCCTGGTCACCAACACCGTCTCGGCCCGGCAGTGGAAGCACGAGCTGGTGAAGCGGACGTCGCTGACCGAGGACGAGATCGGCGAGTACAGCGGTACCCGCAAGGAGATCCGGCCGGTCACCATCGCCACGTACCAGGTGCTGACGACCCGGCGGAAGGGCGTCTACCCGCACCTGGAGCTGTTCGACTCCCGGGACTGGGGGCTGATCGTCTACGACGAGGTGCATCTGCTGCCGGCGCCGGTGTTCAAGTTCACCGCCGACCTCCAGGCCCGGCGCCGCCTCGGCCTGACCGCCACCCTCGTCCGCGAGGACGGCCGCGAGTCGGACGTGTTCTCCCTCATCGGGCCGAAGCGGTTCGACGCGCCGTGGAAGGAGATCGAGGCGCAGGGCTACATCGCGCCCGCCGACTGCGTGGAGGTCCGGGTCAACCTCACCGACTCGGAGCGGCTCGCGTACGCCACCGCCGAGACGGAGGAGAAGTACCGCTTCTGCGCGACGACCGACACCAAGCGGAAGGTGACGGAGGCGATCGTGCGGCGGTTCGCCGGGCAGCAGATCCTCGTCATCGGCCAGTACATCGACCAGCTCGACGAGCTGGGCGAGCACCTGGGGGCGCCGGTCATCAAGGGCGAGACGTCCAACGCCCAGCGGGAGAAGCTCTTCGACTCCTTCCGGCAGGGCGAGATCAGCGTCCTGGTGGTGTCCAAGGTCGCGAACTTCTCGATCGACCTGCCGGAGGCGACGGTGGCCATCCAGGTGTCGGGCACGTTCGGGTCGCGGCAGGAGGAGGCCCAGCGCCTGGGCCGGGTGCTGCGGCCGAAGGCCGACGGCCACCAGGCGCACTTCTACTCGGTCGTGGCCCGCGACACCCTCGACCAGGACTTCGCCGCCCACCGCCAGCGCTTCCTGGCGGAGCAGGGCTACGCCTACCGGATCATGGACGCGGACGAGGTGCTGGCGGAGGACGCCTGA
- a CDS encoding DUF4031 domain-containing protein — translation MTLYIDPPTWPGHGRLWSHLVSDVSYAELHAFAALLGVPRRAFERDHYDLPAQRYADAVSAGALEVSSREVVRLLHGAGLRHRKGSPGPGTGSGPSGPSGLQPRSS, via the coding sequence GTGACGCTGTACATCGACCCGCCGACCTGGCCGGGACACGGCCGCCTGTGGTCGCACCTGGTCAGCGACGTCTCCTACGCCGAACTGCACGCCTTCGCCGCGCTGCTGGGCGTGCCGCGCCGCGCCTTCGAACGCGACCACTACGACCTGCCCGCCCAGCGGTACGCCGACGCGGTGTCCGCCGGCGCCCTGGAGGTCAGCAGCCGTGAGGTGGTGCGGCTGCTGCACGGGGCGGGACTGCGCCACCGCAAGGGCTCCCCGGGCCCCGGAACCGGTTCCGGTCCCTCCGGTCCCTCCGGTCTTCAGCCGCGCAGCTCGTAG
- a CDS encoding MurR/RpiR family transcriptional regulator, translating to MTDEVKETFAHASGGRRAAGGGNAPPAPAALAAKVRTLAPSMTRSMQRVAEAVAGDPAGCAALTVTGLAELTGTSEATVVRTARLLGYPGYRDLRLALAGLAAQQQSGRAPAITTDIAVDDPIADVVAKLAYDEQQTLADTAAGLDTVQLGAAVAALAAARRTDVYGIGASGLVAQDLTQKMLRIGLIAHAPGDTHLAVTNAVQLRTGDVALAITHSGSTGDVIEPLRVAFERGATTIAVTGRPDSPVTQYADHVLTTSTARESELRPAAMSSRTSQLLVVDCLFVGVAQRTYESAAPALAASYEALAHRHGALRGVAGDRRA from the coding sequence GTGACCGATGAAGTGAAGGAAACTTTCGCGCACGCGTCCGGGGGCCGCCGCGCCGCCGGTGGTGGGAACGCGCCGCCCGCGCCCGCCGCCCTCGCGGCCAAGGTCCGCACGCTGGCGCCGTCGATGACCCGGTCCATGCAACGGGTCGCCGAGGCGGTCGCCGGCGACCCGGCCGGCTGCGCGGCCCTCACGGTCACCGGCCTGGCCGAGCTGACCGGCACCAGCGAGGCGACCGTCGTACGCACCGCCCGGCTGCTCGGCTACCCCGGCTACCGCGATCTGCGCCTCGCGCTGGCCGGGCTCGCCGCCCAGCAGCAGTCCGGCCGCGCGCCCGCCATCACCACCGACATCGCGGTCGACGACCCGATCGCGGACGTCGTCGCGAAACTGGCCTACGACGAGCAGCAGACCCTCGCCGACACCGCCGCCGGTCTGGACACCGTCCAGCTCGGCGCGGCCGTCGCCGCGCTCGCCGCCGCCCGCCGCACCGACGTGTACGGCATCGGCGCCTCCGGGCTGGTCGCCCAGGACCTCACCCAGAAGATGCTGCGCATAGGGCTCATAGCCCACGCCCCGGGCGACACGCACCTCGCCGTCACCAACGCGGTGCAGCTGCGCACCGGGGACGTCGCCCTCGCGATCACGCACTCCGGGTCCACGGGGGACGTCATCGAACCGTTGCGGGTGGCCTTCGAGCGCGGCGCGACGACCATCGCCGTCACCGGCCGCCCCGACAGCCCCGTCACCCAGTACGCCGACCACGTGCTGACCACGTCCACGGCCCGGGAGAGCGAGCTGAGGCCGGCGGCGATGTCGTCGCGGACCAGTCAGCTGCTGGTCGTGGACTGCCTGTTCGTGGGGGTGGCGCAGCGGACGTACGAATCGGCCGCGCCGGCTCTGGCGGCGTCCTACGAGGCGTTGGCGCATCGGCACGGGGCGCTCCGCGGGGTTGCGGGGGACCGTAGGGCTTGA
- the murQ gene encoding N-acetylmuramic acid 6-phosphate etherase, protein MTSTPHHPDLRSQLETLTTEAFRPELAEIDQLDTLGIARLMNGEDATVPAAVAERLPEIAAAIDAVAARMARGGRLVYAGAGTAGRLGVLDASECPPTFNTAPGQVVGLIAGGPDAMVTSIEGAEDAPELARTDLDALGLTADDTVVGVSASGRTPYAVGAVEHARALGALTVGVSGNRDSALAAAAEHGIEVVTGPELLTGSTRLKAGTAQKLVLNMLSTITMIRLGKTYGNLMVDVRASNEKLRARSRRIVALATGAADDDVERALTAAGGEVKHAILVLLADVDGPTAARLLAESDGHLRAALAGAHG, encoded by the coding sequence ATGACCTCCACCCCCCATCACCCCGATCTGCGTTCCCAGTTGGAGACGTTGACCACCGAAGCGTTTCGGCCGGAACTGGCCGAGATCGATCAGTTGGACACGCTTGGCATCGCGCGGCTGATGAACGGCGAGGACGCCACCGTGCCCGCCGCGGTCGCCGAGCGGCTCCCCGAGATCGCCGCCGCCATCGACGCCGTGGCCGCCCGGATGGCGCGCGGCGGGCGCCTGGTCTACGCGGGCGCCGGTACGGCCGGCCGGCTCGGCGTGCTGGACGCCTCGGAGTGCCCGCCCACCTTCAACACCGCCCCCGGGCAGGTCGTCGGCCTGATCGCGGGCGGCCCGGACGCCATGGTCACCTCGATCGAGGGCGCCGAGGACGCACCGGAGCTGGCCCGCACCGACCTGGACGCGCTCGGTCTGACCGCCGACGACACGGTGGTCGGCGTCTCCGCCTCCGGGCGCACCCCGTACGCCGTCGGCGCCGTCGAGCACGCCCGCGCGCTCGGCGCCCTGACCGTCGGCGTCTCCGGCAACCGGGACAGTGCCCTGGCCGCCGCCGCCGAGCACGGCATCGAGGTGGTCACCGGGCCCGAGCTGCTCACCGGCTCGACCCGGCTGAAGGCGGGCACGGCACAGAAGCTGGTCCTGAACATGCTGTCGACGATCACGATGATCCGGCTCGGCAAGACCTACGGGAACCTGATGGTCGACGTCCGCGCCTCCAACGAGAAGCTCCGGGCCCGCTCGCGCCGCATCGTCGCGCTCGCCACGGGCGCCGCCGACGACGACGTCGAGCGTGCCCTGACGGCGGCCGGCGGCGAGGTCAAGCACGCGATCCTGGTCCTGCTGGCCGACGTGGACGGCCCGACGGCCGCCCGCCTGCTCGCGGAGTCCGACGGTCACCTGCGGGCGGCGCTCGCGGGGGCGCACGGCTGA
- a CDS encoding HelD family protein encodes MSTPVHDDALSDDPLSRERAHLAASRSALRAMREDVESLDITDVTANWVNAAVLEAQIEQRIKALADLSETPLFFGRLDYLHAPGAEQAEGGEGERPRPEAAYQTLHVGRRHVHDTDGDPMVIDWRAPVSQPFYRASKKDPQDVSLRRRFGYTAGDLTAYEDEHLLDPAEAATTSKLLQQEIERPRVGPMRDIVATIQPEQDEIVRAGLAGSVCVQGGPGTGKTAVGLHRVAFLLYAHRERLARTGTLVIGPNRSFLHYIEQVLPALGELTVRQATVDDLVAHVEVRGADEAATAVIKGDARMAEVLRRALYAHVTMPTEGIVVVRGSRRWRVPVYELEEIVRELLARDIRYGAAREALPQRIAHAVLVQMERAGEAPDDRVQNTVARNASVKALVKTVWPQVDPAKLVLRLLTDADFLAEHAEGVLTEDERKAVLWVKPARSVKSARWSPADAVLIDEATDLVERTHSLGHVVLDEAQDLSPMQYRAVGRRCTTGSATVLGDLAQGTTPWATRSWAEALGHLGKGEAVVEELTAGFRVPTDVIAYASRLLPHIAPGLTPVASIRENPGFFDIRTAPEGTADVVGACRELLEREGSVGLIAADARVPELAAALAAAGIGYVGPGEETTRATRLTLVPASLAKGLEYDYVVLDEPQAVVDGEPDERTGLRRLYVALTRAVSGLVVTHATGLPPQLT; translated from the coding sequence TTGTCCACGCCCGTCCACGACGACGCCCTCTCCGACGACCCCCTCTCCCGGGAACGCGCCCACCTGGCCGCGTCCCGTTCCGCCCTGCGCGCCATGCGTGAGGACGTCGAGTCCCTGGACATCACCGACGTGACCGCGAACTGGGTCAACGCCGCGGTGCTGGAGGCGCAGATCGAGCAGCGCATCAAGGCGCTCGCCGACCTCAGCGAGACCCCGCTCTTCTTCGGCCGGCTCGACTATCTGCACGCCCCGGGCGCCGAGCAGGCGGAGGGCGGGGAGGGGGAACGCCCGCGGCCGGAGGCCGCATATCAGACACTGCACGTCGGGCGTCGTCACGTGCACGACACGGACGGCGACCCGATGGTGATCGACTGGCGCGCGCCGGTCTCGCAGCCGTTCTACCGGGCGTCGAAGAAGGACCCGCAGGACGTGTCGCTGCGCCGCCGCTTCGGCTACACCGCCGGGGACCTGACCGCGTACGAGGACGAGCACCTCCTCGACCCGGCGGAGGCGGCGACCACCAGCAAACTGCTCCAGCAGGAGATCGAGCGCCCCCGCGTCGGACCGATGCGGGACATCGTGGCGACGATCCAGCCCGAGCAGGACGAGATCGTGCGCGCCGGGCTGGCCGGCTCGGTCTGCGTGCAGGGCGGTCCCGGCACCGGCAAGACCGCCGTGGGCCTGCACCGGGTCGCCTTCCTCCTGTACGCGCACCGCGAGCGCCTCGCCCGCACCGGCACCCTGGTCATCGGGCCGAACCGGTCCTTCCTGCACTACATCGAGCAGGTTCTCCCGGCGCTCGGCGAGCTGACGGTGCGCCAGGCCACCGTCGACGACCTGGTCGCCCACGTCGAGGTGCGCGGCGCGGACGAGGCGGCGACGGCGGTGATCAAGGGCGACGCGCGGATGGCGGAGGTGCTGCGCCGGGCCCTGTACGCGCACGTCACGATGCCCACCGAGGGGATCGTGGTGGTGCGCGGCTCGCGACGCTGGCGGGTGCCGGTGTACGAGCTGGAGGAGATCGTCCGTGAGCTGCTCGCCCGGGACATCCGCTACGGCGCCGCCCGCGAGGCGCTGCCGCAGCGGATCGCGCACGCCGTGCTGGTGCAGATGGAGCGGGCGGGCGAGGCGCCGGACGACCGGGTGCAGAACACGGTGGCACGCAACGCGTCCGTGAAGGCGCTGGTCAAGACGGTCTGGCCGCAGGTCGACCCGGCCAAGCTGGTCCTGCGGCTCCTCACCGACGCGGACTTCCTCGCCGAGCACGCCGAGGGTGTCCTGACGGAGGACGAGCGGAAGGCGGTGCTGTGGGTGAAGCCGGCCCGCTCGGTGAAGTCCGCCAGGTGGTCGCCCGCGGACGCCGTACTGATCGACGAGGCGACCGACCTCGTCGAGCGGACCCACTCCCTCGGGCACGTGGTCCTCGACGAGGCGCAGGACCTGTCCCCGATGCAGTACCGCGCGGTGGGCCGGCGCTGCACCACCGGCTCGGCGACCGTCCTCGGCGACCTGGCGCAGGGCACCACGCCGTGGGCGACCCGGAGCTGGGCGGAGGCACTGGGGCACCTGGGCAAGGGCGAGGCGGTGGTCGAGGAGCTGACGGCCGGTTTCCGCGTGCCGACGGACGTCATCGCGTACGCCTCCCGGCTGCTGCCGCACATCGCGCCGGGTCTGACGCCGGTGGCGTCGATCCGCGAGAACCCGGGGTTCTTCGACATCCGTACGGCACCGGAGGGGACGGCCGACGTGGTCGGCGCGTGCCGTGAGCTGCTGGAACGCGAGGGCTCGGTCGGCCTCATCGCCGCCGACGCCAGAGTGCCGGAGCTGGCGGCGGCCCTGGCGGCGGCCGGGATCGGGTACGTCGGCCCGGGCGAGGAGACGACCCGCGCCACCCGGCTCACCCTGGTCCCGGCCTCGCTGGCCAAGGGGCTGGAGTACGACTACGTGGTCCTGGACGAGCCGCAGGCCGTGGTCGACGGCGAACCGGACGAACGGACGGGCCTGCGCCGCCTGTACGTGGCGCTGACCCGAGCGGTCTCGGGCCTCGTCGTCACCCACGCCACGGGGCTGCCGCCGCAACTCACCTAG
- a CDS encoding GNAT family N-acetyltransferase, producing the protein MRSMGGEQVEEAVAGAVALLRTATDRDWEAARPGRSEWSCRYTAEHVAGILVAYAGQLAGRATEAWVPFEITFDEGTGNEDVLQVLETAGALLAATLRTTPRGVRAFHPYPHRSANREGFAAMAVAEVFLHTHDIAETLGLAYEPPAELCTGVLTRIFPHVRPGADPWRTLLWATGRGDLAGRAPVTEWRWRNNMVIPAGRLTLEGVTPAAAADLAAGGDGGFAWVDSGPFQGTRDASGALLKTYETGTHRPVWGVFVLVREEDGRAVGGMGFHGPPDEDGRVEIGYDLSEAARGNGYATEALRALSAWALARQDVTSVFATTDPENTASQAVIVRAGFARVAAEDAEGGEQFAYELRG; encoded by the coding sequence ATGCGAAGCATGGGCGGGGAACAGGTGGAAGAGGCCGTGGCGGGCGCCGTGGCGCTGCTGCGGACGGCGACGGACCGGGACTGGGAGGCGGCGCGGCCCGGACGGTCCGAGTGGAGCTGCCGGTACACGGCGGAGCACGTCGCGGGCATCCTGGTCGCCTACGCGGGCCAGCTGGCCGGACGCGCCACCGAGGCGTGGGTCCCCTTCGAGATCACTTTCGACGAGGGCACCGGCAACGAGGACGTGCTCCAGGTGCTCGAGACGGCCGGCGCGCTGCTCGCCGCCACCCTCCGCACCACCCCGCGCGGGGTGCGGGCCTTCCACCCGTACCCGCACCGCAGCGCGAACCGCGAGGGCTTCGCCGCGATGGCGGTCGCCGAGGTGTTCCTGCACACCCACGACATCGCCGAGACCCTCGGGCTGGCCTACGAGCCGCCCGCCGAGCTGTGCACGGGCGTCCTCACCCGGATCTTCCCGCACGTCCGGCCCGGCGCCGACCCCTGGCGCACCCTGCTGTGGGCGACCGGCCGCGGCGACCTCGCCGGACGCGCCCCGGTCACCGAGTGGCGCTGGCGCAACAACATGGTGATCCCGGCCGGACGGCTCACCCTCGAGGGCGTCACGCCCGCCGCCGCCGCCGACCTCGCCGCGGGCGGCGACGGCGGCTTCGCGTGGGTCGACAGCGGCCCCTTCCAGGGCACCCGGGACGCCTCCGGAGCGCTGCTGAAGACGTACGAGACGGGTACGCACCGGCCGGTGTGGGGCGTCTTCGTGCTCGTCCGGGAGGAGGACGGTCGCGCGGTCGGCGGCATGGGCTTCCACGGACCGCCGGACGAGGACGGCCGGGTGGAGATCGGCTACGACCTCTCCGAGGCGGCCCGGGGCAACGGCTACGCGACCGAGGCGCTGCGCGCCCTGTCCGCGTGGGCACTGGCACGGCAGGACGTGACGTCCGTGTTCGCGACGACGGATCCGGAGAACACCGCGTCGCAGGCCGTCATCGTCCGCGCCGGGTTCGCCCGGGTCGCCGCGGAGGACGCCGAGGGCGGCGAGCAGTTCGCCTACGAGCTGCGCGGCTGA
- a CDS encoding copper homeostasis protein CutC: MSKRAVLEVIALDVEDAVAAQAGGADRLELVTDMAADGLTPSVATVAAIRGAVDIDVRVMLRLADGFAAGDVERLTRVAGEMREAGASQFVLGFLDPEGDVDLGTVERIAKVLDGCRWTFHRAIDRAANRDALRKQLADFPGLDTYLTAGAAGGVDEGLTVLSAEARRRGEPGYEQQLLVGGGLRLEHVPGLLDAGIDGFHIGGAARPAGWAGPVSADAVAEWRRVLGH, from the coding sequence ATGAGCAAGCGTGCAGTCCTGGAGGTGATCGCCCTCGACGTCGAGGACGCGGTCGCCGCCCAGGCCGGAGGCGCGGATCGCCTCGAACTGGTCACCGACATGGCGGCCGACGGACTCACCCCGTCGGTCGCGACCGTCGCCGCCATCCGCGGGGCCGTCGACATCGACGTACGCGTGATGCTGCGGCTCGCGGACGGGTTCGCCGCCGGGGACGTCGAGCGGCTGACACGGGTCGCCGGTGAGATGCGGGAGGCCGGGGCCTCGCAGTTCGTGCTGGGGTTCCTCGACCCGGAGGGCGACGTGGACCTCGGGACGGTGGAGCGGATCGCCAAGGTGCTGGACGGCTGCCGGTGGACGTTCCACCGCGCGATCGACCGCGCCGCGAACCGGGACGCCCTGCGCAAGCAGCTCGCCGACTTCCCGGGCCTCGACACGTATCTGACGGCCGGGGCCGCCGGGGGCGTGGACGAGGGCCTGACGGTGCTGTCCGCGGAGGCGCGGCGGCGGGGGGAGCCCGGGTACGAGCAGCAGCTGCTGGTGGGGGGCGGCCTGCGGCTGGAGCACGTACCGGGCCTGCTGGACGCGGGGATCGACGGGTTCCACATCGGCGGGGCGGCGCGGCCCGCGGGGTGGGCGGGGCCGGTGTCGGCGGACGCGGTCGCGGAGTGGCGGCGAGTGCTCGGCCACTGA
- a CDS encoding TetR/AcrR family transcriptional regulator, giving the protein MPEARTTTPRERYRSQVRAEVKEHAWEQIAAAGASALSLNAIAKRMGMSGPALYRYFDGRDELITELVKDAYRSEADAFRAAAEAGADLAGLAHVLRGWALDDPQRYFLIHGTPVPGYRAPDDITEIAAETMAVIVDACAALPPDGTATAFDTHLDTHRRWAGSRPAPAPALHRALSFWSRLHGVLSLELAGQFTGMGFDPALLFAAELDDLLGR; this is encoded by the coding sequence ATGCCGGAGGCGCGCACCACGACCCCGCGCGAGCGCTACCGCAGCCAGGTGCGCGCGGAGGTCAAGGAACACGCGTGGGAGCAGATCGCCGCGGCGGGGGCGTCCGCGCTCTCCCTCAACGCGATCGCCAAGCGGATGGGCATGAGCGGGCCCGCGCTCTACCGGTACTTCGACGGCCGCGACGAGCTGATCACCGAACTCGTCAAGGACGCCTACCGCAGCGAGGCCGACGCCTTCCGGGCGGCCGCCGAGGCCGGCGCCGACCTGGCCGGACTGGCGCACGTCCTGCGCGGCTGGGCCCTGGACGACCCGCAGCGCTACTTCCTCATCCACGGCACCCCCGTCCCCGGCTACCGCGCACCCGACGACATCACCGAGATCGCCGCCGAGACCATGGCGGTCATCGTCGACGCCTGCGCCGCACTGCCCCCGGACGGCACCGCCACCGCGTTCGACACCCACCTCGACACCCACCGCCGGTGGGCGGGGAGCCGTCCGGCGCCCGCACCGGCCCTGCACCGCGCGCTGTCCTTCTGGTCCCGGCTGCACGGCGTCCTGTCCCTGGAACTCGCCGGACAGTTCACCGGCATGGGCTTCGACCCCGCCCTCCTCTTCGCCGCCGAACTGGACGATCTGCTCGGACGCTGA
- a CDS encoding HD domain-containing protein produces the protein MVDLDALRSRFARALDGARGSAPGPDPAPYAGSLLTRWQEPQRRYHTLAHLTAVLDHVDALADHADDPDAVRLAAWFHDAVYRPDRSENEERSARLAERALSEAGLAAERTAEVARLVRLTATHAPAGDDRDGQLLCDADLAVLASPPSAYAAYTAAVREEYHFVPNDAFRGGRAEILRQLLGLPTLFHTPYGRREWEATARHNLVGELEMLSLPDTPDV, from the coding sequence ATGGTCGACCTCGACGCCCTCCGCTCCCGCTTCGCCCGCGCCCTCGACGGGGCCAGGGGCTCCGCACCGGGGCCGGACCCCGCGCCGTACGCCGGGAGTCTCCTCACCCGCTGGCAGGAACCCCAGCGGCGCTACCACACCCTGGCGCACCTCACCGCGGTCCTGGACCACGTCGACGCGCTGGCCGATCACGCCGACGACCCCGACGCCGTACGGCTCGCCGCGTGGTTCCACGACGCCGTCTACCGGCCCGACCGGTCCGAGAACGAGGAGCGCTCGGCCCGGCTCGCCGAACGCGCCCTGTCCGAGGCCGGGCTCGCGGCGGAGCGGACCGCCGAGGTGGCCCGGCTGGTCCGGCTCACCGCCACCCACGCCCCGGCCGGCGACGACCGCGACGGGCAGCTGCTGTGCGACGCGGACCTGGCGGTCCTCGCCTCGCCGCCGTCGGCGTACGCGGCGTACACGGCGGCCGTGCGCGAGGAGTACCACTTCGTGCCGAACGACGCCTTCCGCGGGGGACGGGCCGAGATCCTCCGGCAACTCCTCGGCCTGCCCACCCTGTTCCACACCCCGTACGGGCGCCGGGAGTGGGAGGCGACCGCCCGCCACAACCTCGTCGGCGAGCTGGAAATGCTGTCGCTCCCGGACACCCCGGACGTCTAG
- a CDS encoding maleylpyruvate isomerase family mycothiol-dependent enzyme, with the protein MTTSADVHDVRDPELPGRLLTIERDALLPLLRSRPDADFALPVAACPGWSVRDMLAHCSAALIRVVENRFEKGVFSPECNDRDIAERADWTNDRIVGELERGMTEAGPVIARAGGVLDAVALGEWVHAGDARTTFGTPGAYAGSGLPEALALLATITRERGHVPLHADLDDLDEPLKLGEASGARPPGRYIGDAATLVRLYAGRPLDGAAGYELAGVEPAELNIFGG; encoded by the coding sequence ATGACGACTTCCGCAGACGTGCACGACGTACGCGACCCCGAACTGCCCGGGCGGCTGCTGACCATCGAACGGGACGCCCTGCTACCGCTGCTGAGGTCCCGGCCGGACGCGGACTTCGCGCTGCCGGTGGCCGCGTGTCCGGGCTGGAGCGTGCGCGACATGCTGGCGCACTGCTCCGCGGCACTGATCCGGGTGGTGGAGAACCGCTTCGAGAAGGGCGTCTTCTCCCCCGAGTGCAACGACCGCGACATCGCGGAACGCGCCGACTGGACCAACGACCGGATCGTCGGCGAACTGGAACGCGGCATGACCGAGGCCGGCCCGGTGATCGCCCGCGCGGGCGGCGTACTGGACGCGGTCGCACTGGGCGAGTGGGTGCACGCCGGTGATGCGCGGACGACCTTCGGCACACCGGGGGCGTACGCGGGGAGCGGGCTGCCGGAGGCGCTCGCGCTGCTCGCCACGATCACCCGCGAGCGCGGTCACGTGCCGCTCCACGCCGACCTCGACGACCTCGACGAGCCCCTGAAACTGGGCGAGGCGAGCGGCGCTCGGCCGCCGGGCCGGTACATCGGCGACGCCGCCACCCTCGTACGGCTCTACGCGGGCCGCCCCCTCGACGGCGCGGCCGGGTACGAGCTGGCCGGCGTGGAGCCGGCGGAGCTGAACATCTTCGGCGGCTGA